A single genomic interval of Polaribacter vadi harbors:
- a CDS encoding sensor histidine kinase: MDKTNTEIIIIIFTIIILFVTIGIILLFTIFQKRKNELLKQQKLAKEEFEKEIAETQIEIREETLRNISWELHDNIGQLLTLAKIQLQNTTKENVKEVSETITKGLNEVRALSKLINPEAINNINLKEAVQLEVDRFNRLEFIKSSLTITGSDIDIDKKATIIIFRILQEFFSNTIKHSKASELSVCLSYTESHLKIVAKDNGVGFLSEEKKEGIGLINIKNRAKLIGAEALFTSEKNKGTTLEINYKL; encoded by the coding sequence ATGGATAAGACCAATACAGAAATCATCATCATCATATTTACAATAATAATATTATTTGTAACCATAGGTATTATTTTATTATTTACTATTTTTCAAAAAAGAAAAAACGAATTACTGAAGCAACAAAAATTAGCCAAAGAAGAATTTGAGAAAGAAATTGCAGAAACTCAAATTGAAATAAGAGAAGAAACTCTTAGAAATATAAGTTGGGAATTACACGATAATATTGGACAACTTTTAACTTTAGCCAAAATTCAACTACAAAATACTACCAAAGAAAACGTTAAAGAAGTTTCTGAAACCATTACAAAAGGATTAAACGAAGTACGTGCATTATCAAAATTAATTAATCCTGAGGCTATCAACAATATCAATTTAAAAGAAGCTGTTCAATTAGAAGTAGATCGTTTTAATCGTTTAGAGTTTATAAAATCTAGCTTAACGATTACTGGTTCTGATATTGATATCGATAAAAAAGCAACCATTATAATTTTTCGAATTTTACAGGAGTTTTTCTCTAATACAATTAAACATTCAAAAGCATCAGAGCTTAGTGTTTGTTTAAGTTATACTGAGTCTCACTTGAAAATTGTAGCCAAAGATAATGGTGTTGGTTTTTTATCCGAAGAAAAAAAAGAAGGTATAGGACTGATAAATATTAAAAATAGAGCAAAATTAATTGGTGCAGAAGCTTTATTTACATCAGAAAAAAATAAGGGAACAACGCTAGAAATTAATTATAAATTATGA
- a CDS encoding response regulator transcription factor, with product MIKHSVVIVDDHTLLSQAIQTMVNTFDKFEVLYTCKNGQELVEKFTNSSSNIPEVVLMDINMPIMNGIETTEWIHKTYPKVNIMALSVEDDDKTVLKMLKAGAVGYLLKDTEKTILEKALIEIVDNGFYHTKNVTNLLVKSITGVVEEEIIFRDKEIQFMKLACTEYTYKEIANEMNLSPKTIDGYRDTLFTKLNVKNRVGLVMYAIKNKIYTL from the coding sequence ATGATAAAACATTCAGTAGTTATTGTCGATGATCACACATTATTATCTCAGGCAATTCAAACAATGGTGAATACTTTTGATAAATTTGAAGTGTTATATACTTGCAAAAATGGGCAAGAATTGGTTGAAAAATTCACAAACTCATCATCAAATATTCCAGAGGTTGTTTTAATGGATATTAACATGCCAATTATGAATGGTATCGAAACAACTGAATGGATTCATAAAACATATCCAAAAGTAAATATTATGGCTCTTTCTGTTGAAGATGATGACAAAACTGTGCTAAAAATGTTAAAAGCTGGTGCAGTTGGTTATTTATTAAAAGATACAGAGAAAACTATTTTAGAAAAAGCATTAATTGAAATTGTAGACAATGGTTTTTATCATACTAAAAACGTTACAAATTTACTTGTAAAATCGATTACTGGTGTTGTTGAAGAAGAAATAATTTTTAGAGATAAAGAAATTCAATTTATGAAACTTGCTTGTACTGAATATACATACAAAGAAATTGCAAATGAAATGAATTTGAGCCCAAAAACAATTGATGGTTATAGAGATACTTTATTTACAAAACTAAATGTAAAAAATAGAGTAGGTTTAGTTATGTATGCTATAAAAAATAAAATTTACACTCTCTAA
- the rbfA gene encoding 30S ribosome-binding factor RbfA translates to MEETNRQRKIAGVLQKDLVDVLQKAAQDGMKGVLISVSKVHVTSDLGVAKVYLSIFPSDKRDEIVKGVQSNTATIRYEMARRTKNQLRRMPELLFFGDDTLDYLEEIDKSLNGQDENPIKNPDVLPKRKKI, encoded by the coding sequence ATGGAAGAAACAAACAGACAAAGAAAAATTGCGGGAGTTCTGCAAAAAGATTTGGTAGATGTGCTACAAAAAGCAGCACAAGATGGTATGAAGGGAGTTTTAATTTCTGTTTCTAAAGTACACGTTACTTCAGATTTGGGAGTTGCAAAAGTATATTTAAGCATTTTTCCTTCAGATAAAAGAGACGAAATTGTAAAAGGTGTGCAATCGAACACTGCTACAATTCGTTATGAAATGGCAAGAAGAACTAAAAATCAATTACGTAGAATGCCAGAATTATTATTTTTTGGTGATGATACTCTAGATTATTTAGAAGAAATTGACAAATCTTTAAATGGACAGGATGAAAACCCAATCAAAAATCCTGATGTGTTACCAAAACGTAAAAAAATATAA
- a CDS encoding ABC transporter permease — translation MNFSLYIAKRYLFTKTSNNAINIITIIASFGVIVGSLALFIILSGFSGLRTFSYSLLDASDPDIKITSVKGKSFILTDDVYKIITGNQDVKASSKIIEERVFLEHNEKNEIAYIKGVEENYAEITSIDSALEIGNWLDKEYTNTAVIGRTIAAKLSLGIRSFGEPLSILVPKPGTGFINPNNAFYKTNVQIVGLYIGTEDFESKYVFVNLEQAKDLLKFDENQITGIELKLVDPLNADAVAEELQNNLGTTFRVQTKEQLNEVFYKVINTENFVSYLIFTLIVIIALFNVIGTIIMMIIDKKENLKTLYNLGTTVKEIKKIFVLQGFLLTFFGMIIGLLIGVIAVFLQSKYGFFMITESLPYPVEFRFLNLLIVILTITVLGFIAAKIASSRINKEFIER, via the coding sequence TTGAATTTCTCACTCTACATAGCCAAAAGATATTTATTTACTAAAACAAGCAATAATGCTATCAACATTATAACCATTATTGCTTCTTTTGGAGTTATTGTAGGCTCTTTAGCGTTATTTATTATCCTTTCTGGCTTTTCTGGTTTAAGAACTTTTAGTTACAGTTTATTAGATGCTTCTGATCCTGATATTAAAATTACATCAGTAAAAGGAAAATCTTTTATTCTTACTGATGATGTTTACAAAATTATAACAGGAAATCAGGATGTAAAAGCAAGTTCTAAAATAATTGAAGAGCGTGTTTTTTTAGAACACAATGAAAAAAATGAAATAGCATACATTAAAGGAGTTGAAGAAAACTATGCTGAAATTACAAGTATAGATTCAGCATTAGAAATTGGTAATTGGTTAGATAAAGAATATACAAACACAGCTGTAATTGGTAGAACCATAGCAGCAAAATTATCTTTAGGAATTAGAAGTTTTGGAGAACCATTATCTATCTTAGTTCCAAAACCAGGAACAGGTTTTATAAACCCAAACAACGCTTTTTATAAAACAAATGTTCAGATTGTTGGTTTATATATTGGTACAGAAGATTTTGAAAGTAAATATGTATTTGTAAATTTAGAACAAGCAAAAGATTTATTAAAGTTCGATGAAAACCAAATTACTGGTATAGAACTAAAATTAGTAGATCCTTTAAATGCAGATGCTGTTGCAGAGGAGCTTCAAAATAATTTAGGGACAACTTTTAGAGTGCAAACAAAAGAACAATTGAATGAAGTTTTTTATAAAGTAATAAATACGGAGAATTTTGTTTCTTATTTAATTTTTACACTCATTGTAATTATTGCTTTATTCAATGTAATTGGTACTATAATTATGATGATTATAGACAAAAAAGAAAATCTAAAAACACTATATAATTTAGGAACAACCGTAAAAGAGATTAAAAAAATATTTGTTTTACAAGGTTTTTTACTTACTTTTTTTGGAATGATTATAGGGTTACTAATTGGAGTTATCGCAGTTTTTCTCCAGAGTAAATATGGTTTTTTTATGATTACAGAAAGTTTACCTTATCCTGTAGAATTTAGATTTTTAAATCTGTTGATTGTAATTTTAACGATTACAGTTTTAGGTTTTATAGCTGCTAAAATTGCAAGTAGTAGAATTAATAAAGAGTTTATAGAAAGATAG
- the dusB gene encoding tRNA dihydrouridine synthase DusB, protein MVKIGNIELPDFPLLLAPMEDVSDPPFRALCKENGADVVYTEFISSEGLIRDAAKSVMKLDIYEKERPVGIQIFGANLESMLQTIEIVEKSNPDIIDINFGCPVKKVVSKGAGAGILKDIDLMVSLTEAMVKHTNLPITVKTRLGWDHDSIRIVEVAERLQDVGCKAISIHGRTRAQMYKGDADWKPIAQVKNNQRMHIPVFGNGDITTPERAMKMRDEYGLDGAMIGRASIGYPWFFKEVKHFFKTGEHLPKPTIAERTEMARRHLQMAIDWKGEHLGVVETRRHYTNYFKGIPHFKEYRMKMVTSDDSKDVFDAFNEVEEKFGNVAISEL, encoded by the coding sequence TTGGTAAAAATAGGCAACATAGAATTACCCGATTTTCCACTTTTATTAGCACCAATGGAAGATGTTTCAGATCCTCCATTTAGAGCTTTGTGCAAAGAAAATGGTGCAGATGTTGTGTATACAGAATTTATTTCTTCTGAAGGATTAATTAGAGACGCTGCAAAAAGCGTCATGAAACTAGATATATACGAAAAAGAAAGACCTGTAGGAATTCAGATTTTTGGTGCAAATTTAGAATCGATGTTGCAAACAATCGAAATTGTAGAAAAATCAAATCCAGATATTATTGATATCAATTTTGGTTGTCCTGTAAAAAAAGTAGTTTCAAAAGGTGCTGGAGCAGGAATTTTAAAAGATATAGATTTAATGGTTTCGCTTACAGAAGCGATGGTTAAACATACCAATTTACCAATTACTGTAAAAACACGTTTGGGCTGGGACCATGATTCTATTCGAATTGTAGAAGTCGCAGAACGTTTGCAAGATGTTGGCTGCAAAGCAATTTCTATTCATGGAAGAACTAGAGCACAAATGTATAAAGGAGATGCAGATTGGAAGCCTATTGCTCAAGTAAAAAACAACCAAAGAATGCACATTCCTGTTTTTGGAAATGGTGATATTACCACTCCTGAAAGAGCCATGAAAATGCGTGATGAATATGGTTTGGATGGAGCTATGATTGGGAGAGCTTCTATTGGTTACCCTTGGTTTTTTAAAGAAGTAAAGCACTTTTTTAAAACTGGTGAGCATTTACCAAAACCTACAATTGCAGAACGTACTGAAATGGCTAGAAGACATTTACAGATGGCCATTGATTGGAAAGGAGAACATTTAGGAGTTGTAGAAACAAGAAGACATTACACGAATTACTTTAAAGGAATTCCACATTTTAAAGAATATAGAATGAAAATGGTAACTTCTGACGATTCTAAAGATGTTTTTGATGCTTTTAATGAAGTTGAAGAAAAGTTTGGAAATGTTGCTATTTCTGAACTTTAG
- a CDS encoding M28 family peptidase — MKNILFFIFLSILISCKPEINQENRIKEDVTFLASDELEGRQTGTEGEKKAAAYISNRFKELGLQPKGTQNYLQPFSFRPKTNPHDEVKFDVNGDGTITGNNILGFLNNNAENTIIIGAHYDHLGFGGEGSLYRDSIKAIHNGADDNASGVAVLLNLAAKLKTKNTNNNYLFMGFSGEEMGLLGSNYFVKNPTIDIKKISYMINMDMVGRMKKDSSLAVYGTGTSPIFKQVLKSHNDNFRLVQQESGVGPSDHTSFYLADIPVLHFFTGQHEDYHKPGDDSEKLNYDGMHLISDYIFNIITDLDDNGKISFRKTKNESEDTPRFKVGLGVIPDYLFDGKGMRIDGISEDKPAQKAGLKKGDIVIKLGDSLVTNMMSYMRALSVFEEGSSTKVVVKRGNEKVEKEINF; from the coding sequence ATGAAAAACATCTTATTTTTTATCTTTTTGAGCATTTTAATTTCTTGTAAACCAGAAATAAACCAAGAAAACCGAATTAAAGAAGATGTTACTTTTTTGGCTTCGGATGAATTAGAAGGAAGACAAACAGGAACTGAAGGCGAAAAAAAAGCTGCTGCTTATATTTCAAATCGTTTCAAAGAATTGGGTTTACAACCAAAAGGAACTCAAAATTATTTACAGCCTTTTTCTTTTAGACCAAAAACAAATCCTCATGACGAAGTTAAATTTGATGTGAATGGAGATGGAACTATTACAGGAAATAACATACTTGGTTTTTTGAATAATAATGCAGAAAACACCATTATAATTGGTGCACATTATGATCATTTGGGTTTTGGTGGCGAAGGTTCTTTGTATAGAGACTCTATTAAAGCAATACATAATGGAGCTGATGACAATGCTTCTGGAGTTGCAGTTTTACTAAATTTAGCAGCAAAATTAAAAACGAAAAACACCAATAACAATTACCTTTTTATGGGATTTTCTGGCGAAGAAATGGGGCTTTTAGGTTCTAATTATTTTGTGAAAAATCCAACAATCGACATTAAAAAAATATCTTATATGATAAATATGGATATGGTTGGCAGAATGAAAAAAGATTCTTCTTTGGCAGTTTATGGCACAGGAACTTCGCCAATATTTAAGCAAGTTTTAAAATCTCATAATGATAATTTCAGATTGGTTCAACAAGAATCTGGAGTGGGTCCTAGTGATCATACAAGTTTTTATTTAGCTGATATTCCTGTTTTACATTTTTTTACGGGTCAGCATGAAGATTATCACAAACCAGGAGATGATTCAGAAAAACTGAATTATGATGGAATGCATTTAATTTCTGATTATATTTTTAATATTATTACTGATTTGGATGATAATGGAAAAATTTCATTCAGAAAAACGAAGAATGAAAGTGAAGATACTCCTCGTTTTAAAGTTGGTTTAGGTGTAATTCCAGATTATCTTTTTGACGGAAAAGGAATGCGAATTGACGGAATTTCTGAAGACAAACCTGCACAAAAAGCAGGTCTTAAAAAAGGCGATATTGTTATAAAACTCGGTGATAGTTTAGTAACAAATATGATGAGTTATATGCGTGCTTTATCTGTTTTTGAAGAAGGAAGTTCTACAAAAGTTGTGGTAAAAAGAGGTAATGAGAAAGTTGAAAAGGAAATTAATTTCTAA
- a CDS encoding TolB family protein has translation MRLLSILVLALLMFSCKTDKKQSKNNSAENTIVKDSLIYPEEVHFKSLRQVTFGGDNAEAYWSFDDKQLVFQSNYKNWNVSCDQMFLMNADENFKDKMPPMISTGKGRTTCAYFLPDSKHIIYASTHLVDDNCPDVPLRKNGKYIWPVYDSFDIFMADLEGNIVKQLTNEVGYDAEPTVSPKGDKIVFTSTRSGDLELYTMNIDGSDVKQITDELGYDGGAFFSPDGSKIIFRSSRPKTPEAIKAYKDLLAEGLVEPTEMELYICNADGSELRQLTDLGNANWSPFFHPSGKKILFSSNFEAERGFPFNLYLIDIDGKNLERVTHGETFDAFPVFSNDGKKLAFSSNRNNGGGRDTNLFIAEWQD, from the coding sequence ATGAGATTACTTTCTATACTTGTATTGGCATTATTGATGTTTTCATGCAAAACTGATAAAAAACAATCTAAAAATAATTCAGCAGAAAATACAATTGTAAAAGATTCTTTAATTTACCCTGAAGAAGTGCATTTTAAAAGTTTACGTCAAGTAACTTTTGGCGGCGATAATGCAGAAGCTTATTGGAGTTTTGATGATAAACAACTCGTTTTTCAGTCTAATTATAAAAATTGGAATGTAAGTTGTGATCAGATGTTTTTAATGAATGCTGATGAGAATTTTAAAGACAAAATGCCACCAATGATTTCTACAGGAAAAGGACGTACAACCTGTGCGTATTTTTTACCAGATAGCAAACATATTATTTACGCATCTACACACTTGGTAGATGATAATTGCCCAGATGTACCTTTGCGTAAAAACGGAAAATACATTTGGCCTGTGTATGATAGTTTCGATATTTTTATGGCAGATTTAGAAGGAAATATTGTAAAACAATTAACGAATGAAGTTGGTTATGATGCAGAACCTACAGTGTCTCCAAAAGGTGATAAAATTGTTTTTACATCAACCAGAAGTGGCGATTTAGAATTATATACTATGAATATTGATGGTTCTGATGTGAAACAAATAACAGACGAATTAGGGTATGATGGAGGTGCGTTTTTCTCTCCTGATGGAAGCAAAATTATCTTTAGATCTTCTAGACCAAAAACTCCAGAAGCAATAAAAGCTTACAAAGATTTATTAGCAGAAGGTTTGGTAGAACCCACAGAAATGGAGCTTTATATTTGTAATGCTGATGGTTCTGAATTACGACAATTAACAGATTTAGGAAACGCAAATTGGAGTCCGTTTTTTCATCCTTCAGGAAAAAAGATTTTATTTTCATCTAATTTTGAAGCAGAAAGAGGTTTTCCTTTCAATTTATATTTAATTGATATAGATGGTAAAAACCTAGAAAGAGTAACTCATGGAGAAACTTTTGATGCGTTTCCAGTTTTTTCTAATGATGGAAAAAAGTTGGCTTTTTCATCAAACAGAAACAATGGAGGTGGAAGAGATACCAATTTGTTTATTGCAGAATGGCAAGATTAA
- a CDS encoding EF-hand domain-containing protein, with the protein MAWTKEKILINIESLMRSKFTNPKDAFDYYDNDKDGFLTKADFKILLKEAGVSLLIRGLVAEFMMKSFDQNNDNLVSWFEFQKAIKESGIKE; encoded by the coding sequence ATGGCTTGGACAAAAGAAAAAATACTCATAAATATTGAAAGTTTGATGCGTAGTAAATTTACGAATCCTAAAGATGCTTTTGATTATTATGATAATGATAAAGATGGTTTTTTAACTAAAGCTGATTTTAAAATTTTATTAAAAGAAGCTGGAGTTAGTTTGTTAATAAGAGGTTTAGTTGCTGAATTCATGATGAAAAGCTTCGACCAAAATAACGATAATTTAGTAAGTTGGTTTGAGTTTCAAAAAGCCATCAAAGAATCAGGAATAAAAGAGTAA
- a CDS encoding EF-hand domain-containing protein: protein MGAKENILRDIHILISTKFKSPEDAFAAFDKDKDGSLNKDEIKDLLKEAGVNSFLRGLVAGEMIKGYDKSGDDKINKEEFKVAIAELNRDY from the coding sequence ATGGGTGCAAAAGAAAATATATTAAGAGATATTCACATATTAATTTCAACCAAATTTAAATCTCCAGAAGATGCATTTGCAGCTTTTGATAAAGACAAAGATGGTTCTTTAAACAAAGATGAAATTAAAGATTTACTGAAAGAAGCAGGCGTAAATAGCTTTTTGAGAGGTTTGGTTGCTGGTGAAATGATAAAAGGATATGATAAATCTGGTGATGATAAAATAAATAAAGAAGAATTTAAAGTCGCTATTGCAGAATTGAATAGAGATTATTAA
- a CDS encoding PepSY-associated TM helix domain-containing protein has translation MKKLQKKDYFAIHSWIGVQLSIIFFIVCFSGTVAVFSHELDWVFNPEMRASPQKELASKNEILKQLKTDFPNQQITFWEKSREDYLVDIIHLENEKGAILYVFANPYTGKIQGSSSGTIQRFFRDLHYNLFIPTDIGNYMVLIFGFLLLGSLLSGLKFINNKRKHSLNIGKKNNALAYTKNLHKTFAVWSIPFIILFSVSAIWYFTERANLFSIADFIDDKEIENISMSSTKVENFSYSLDYDDAIEIAKKEIPNFTFGSFVISDNYKTLEVRGNSDVPLARYRANRVVIDAKTNAVLFLQKATETNSLMTINNLIDPIHFGYFGGLFTKAIWFIFGILICYLAASGIWIYLKRISKNKKGTYTFRYLNWSLFAVIQFFMYSRLILEQQISLKNHVIILCFWLLFLYLMYHIFYKKIRA, from the coding sequence ATGAAAAAACTTCAAAAGAAAGATTATTTTGCAATACATAGTTGGATAGGAGTTCAGCTAAGCATTATTTTTTTTATTGTTTGTTTTTCTGGCACAGTAGCTGTTTTTAGTCATGAATTGGATTGGGTTTTTAATCCTGAAATGAGAGCAAGCCCACAAAAAGAGCTGGCTTCAAAAAATGAAATTTTAAAACAACTAAAAACAGATTTCCCTAATCAACAGATCACTTTTTGGGAAAAATCTAGAGAAGATTATTTAGTAGATATTATTCATTTAGAAAATGAAAAAGGCGCTATTTTATATGTTTTTGCAAATCCTTATACAGGAAAAATACAAGGAAGTTCTTCTGGAACAATTCAGCGTTTTTTTAGAGATTTACATTATAATTTATTTATTCCTACAGATATAGGGAATTATATGGTGTTAATTTTTGGGTTTTTATTGTTGGGTTCTTTACTTAGTGGCTTAAAATTTATCAACAATAAAAGAAAACATTCTTTAAATATTGGTAAGAAAAATAACGCTTTGGCCTATACTAAAAATTTGCATAAAACTTTTGCAGTTTGGTCAATTCCATTTATCATACTGTTTTCGGTATCTGCAATTTGGTATTTTACAGAAAGAGCTAATTTATTTTCGATTGCAGATTTTATTGATGATAAAGAAATTGAGAATATTTCAATGAGTTCTACTAAAGTTGAAAATTTCTCTTACAGTTTAGATTATGATGATGCTATTGAAATCGCTAAAAAAGAAATCCCAAATTTTACATTTGGTTCTTTCGTGATTTCTGATAACTATAAAACACTAGAAGTTAGAGGGAATTCTGATGTACCATTAGCAAGATATAGAGCCAATAGAGTTGTCATAGATGCAAAAACGAATGCAGTGTTATTTTTACAAAAAGCGACAGAAACCAATTCTTTAATGACCATAAATAATTTGATAGATCCAATTCATTTTGGATATTTTGGAGGTTTATTTACAAAAGCAATTTGGTTTATTTTTGGAATCTTAATTTGTTATTTAGCTGCAAGTGGCATTTGGATTTATCTAAAAAGAATATCAAAAAATAAAAAAGGAACGTACACATTTAGATATCTGAATTGGTCCTTATTTGCAGTAATTCAGTTTTTTATGTATTCAAGACTTATTTTAGAACAACAAATTTCATTAAAAAACCACGTTATAATTTTATGTTTCTGGTTATTGTTTTTATACTTAATGTATCATATTTTCTACAAAAAAATACGCGCTTAA
- the lepA gene encoding translation elongation factor 4, giving the protein MKNIRNFCIIAHIDHGKSTLADRLLDFTGTVTAREKKEQLLDSMDLERERGITIKSHAIQMDYTHNGEQYILNLIDTPGHVDFSYEVSRSIAACEGALLIVDAAQSIQAQTISNLYLALENDLEIIPVLNKVDLPSANPEEVTDDIVDLLGCDPEEVIHASGKTGFGVDNILNAIINRIPAPKGDPDAPLQALIFDSVYNSYRGIETYFRVFNGEIKKGQEIKFVATGKNYFADEVGTLKLTQVVKKSVKTGDVGYLITGIKTAKEVKVGDTITDFANPTKEIIEGFEDVKPMVFAGIYPVDTEDYEELRSSMEKLQLNDASLVFQPESSAALGFGFRCGFLGMLHMEIIQERLEREFNMTVITTVPNVSYHAYTKKNPEELILLNNPTDLPDPSRLDRVEEPFIKASIITKSDFVGQVMSLCIEKRGQIINQTYLTTQRVELIFEMPLAEIVFDFYDRLKTVSKGYASFDYHPIGMRESKLVRVDILLNAQPVDALSALLHADNAYSIGKKIVEKLKELIPRQQFDIPIQAAIGAKIIARETTKALRKDVTAKCYGGDISRKRKLLEKQKKGKKRMRQVGNVEIPQEAFMAVLKLND; this is encoded by the coding sequence ATGAAGAACATTAGAAATTTTTGCATTATTGCTCATATTGATCATGGTAAAAGTACATTAGCAGACAGGTTGCTAGATTTTACTGGAACTGTAACTGCTCGTGAAAAAAAAGAGCAACTATTAGATAGTATGGATTTGGAGCGTGAACGTGGAATTACCATAAAATCTCACGCAATTCAAATGGATTACACACATAATGGAGAGCAATATATTTTAAATTTAATTGATACTCCAGGTCACGTAGATTTCTCTTACGAAGTTTCAAGATCTATTGCAGCTTGTGAAGGAGCTTTGCTAATTGTAGATGCAGCACAAAGTATTCAAGCACAAACAATTTCTAACTTATACTTAGCTTTAGAGAATGATTTAGAAATTATTCCTGTACTAAATAAAGTAGATTTACCTTCTGCAAATCCAGAAGAAGTAACAGATGATATTGTAGATTTATTAGGTTGTGACCCTGAAGAAGTTATTCATGCAAGTGGAAAAACTGGGTTTGGAGTTGATAATATTTTAAATGCAATTATTAATAGGATTCCTGCACCAAAAGGAGATCCTGATGCTCCATTACAAGCCTTAATTTTCGATTCTGTATATAATTCTTATAGAGGAATTGAAACTTATTTTAGAGTTTTTAATGGTGAAATTAAAAAAGGACAAGAAATAAAATTTGTTGCAACAGGTAAAAATTATTTTGCAGATGAAGTTGGTACTTTAAAACTAACACAAGTTGTTAAAAAATCTGTAAAAACAGGCGATGTTGGCTATTTAATTACAGGAATAAAAACTGCAAAAGAAGTAAAAGTTGGTGATACTATTACCGATTTTGCCAATCCAACAAAAGAAATTATTGAAGGTTTTGAAGATGTAAAACCAATGGTTTTTGCAGGTATTTATCCTGTTGATACAGAAGATTATGAAGAATTGCGTAGTTCTATGGAAAAACTGCAATTAAATGATGCTTCTTTAGTATTTCAACCAGAAAGTTCTGCAGCTTTAGGTTTTGGTTTTAGATGTGGTTTTCTTGGAATGTTACACATGGAAATTATTCAAGAACGTTTGGAACGCGAGTTTAATATGACTGTGATTACAACAGTTCCTAACGTATCTTATCATGCTTATACAAAGAAAAATCCAGAGGAATTAATCTTGTTGAACAACCCAACAGATTTACCTGATCCTTCTAGATTAGATAGAGTAGAGGAACCTTTTATAAAAGCAAGTATTATTACAAAATCCGATTTTGTTGGACAAGTAATGAGTTTGTGTATCGAAAAACGTGGGCAAATCATCAACCAAACGTATTTAACAACACAAAGAGTTGAGCTAATTTTTGAAATGCCTTTGGCAGAAATTGTGTTCGATTTTTACGATCGTTTAAAAACTGTTTCTAAAGGATATGCATCTTTCGATTATCATCCAATTGGAATGCGTGAATCGAAATTAGTAAGAGTAGATATTTTACTAAACGCACAACCTGTAGATGCACTTTCTGCTTTGTTGCATGCAGATAATGCCTATTCTATTGGTAAAAAAATAGTTGAGAAATTAAAAGAATTAATTCCAAGACAACAGTTTGATATTCCTATTCAGGCTGCAATTGGTGCAAAAATTATTGCCAGAGAAACTACCAAAGCTTTGCGTAAAGATGTTACTGCAAAATGTTATGGAGGTGATATTTCTAGAAAACGTAAGTTATTAGAAAAGCAGAAAAAAGGTAAGAAAAGAATGCGTCAAGTTGGGAATGTAGAAATTCCTCAAGAAGCATTTATGGCTGTCTTAAAGTTGAATGATTAA